One Synechococcus sp. PROS-9-1 DNA window includes the following coding sequences:
- a CDS encoding lysylphosphatidylglycerol synthase domain-containing protein translates to MLKRLSLPGGLRLWITLLTLAFVGVALASHATGLRALTISPQGWCWLLLGLGLSWLSLVVNALAWKVLVVWLGHRPGRLALVPLYLRSNLLKYLPGGIWHFLDRFRALQPDLGGGKALVSVLMEPMVMAVAALLWVPFGGFQNGLALLCVLPSALLLPRWREPLLRRLETSKLRQLNRVDPGGTTSIEDEELGSGRTSYPWWPLVSELLFVLCRFAGFWCCLQTFGLLAGQPLGLWLAAFALAWTAGLVVPAAPGGLGVFEAVLLFRMGTIVPEAPLLAVALSYRLLATMADLIAAAAVKGDAWMTAKVRV, encoded by the coding sequence GTGCTGAAACGGCTTTCTTTGCCTGGTGGTTTACGCCTTTGGATCACCCTGCTGACCCTCGCCTTTGTGGGTGTGGCGCTGGCAAGCCATGCCACAGGATTGCGCGCCCTCACGATCAGCCCACAGGGATGGTGTTGGTTGTTGTTGGGGCTTGGTTTGAGTTGGCTCAGCTTGGTGGTCAATGCTCTGGCTTGGAAGGTTTTGGTGGTTTGGCTCGGACATCGGCCGGGCCGCTTGGCTTTGGTGCCGCTTTATCTGCGAAGCAACTTGCTCAAATATTTGCCGGGTGGCATCTGGCATTTCCTCGATCGTTTTCGTGCTCTGCAGCCTGATCTTGGTGGTGGCAAGGCTTTGGTATCGGTGCTGATGGAGCCGATGGTGATGGCCGTTGCCGCCCTGCTTTGGGTGCCGTTCGGTGGGTTTCAAAACGGTTTGGCGTTGCTCTGTGTTCTCCCTTCCGCGCTGCTGTTGCCGCGTTGGCGTGAGCCTTTGTTGCGTCGGTTGGAGACCAGCAAGTTGCGCCAGCTCAATCGCGTGGATCCGGGGGGTACGACCTCCATTGAGGATGAGGAATTGGGCAGCGGCAGAACGTCATACCCCTGGTGGCCCTTGGTCTCTGAACTGCTGTTTGTGCTCTGTCGATTTGCCGGTTTTTGGTGTTGCTTGCAAACGTTCGGACTCTTGGCTGGGCAGCCTCTGGGTCTTTGGCTTGCGGCCTTTGCCCTTGCCTGGACGGCTGGTCTTGTTGTTCCTGCTGCTCCAGGTGGTTTGGGGGTGTTTGAGGCGGTTCTGCTGTTTCGTATGGGAACGATTGTGCCGGAGGCGCCATTGCTTGCGGTGGCACTCAGCTACCGATTGCTCGCGACCATGGCGGATCTGATCGCTGCCGCTGCTGTGAAGGGTGATGCCTGGATGACGGCAAAGGTTCGCGTTTAA